A region of Nocardioides alkalitolerans DNA encodes the following proteins:
- the scpA gene encoding methylmalonyl-CoA mutase — protein MGWDDDAPEPWQSPEGIPIKPRYDESDVAGLDALGTWPGLSPFLRGPYPTMYTTQPWTIRQYAGFSTAEESNAFYRRNLAAGQKGLSVAFDLATHRGYDSDHPRVRGDVGMAGVAIDSIYDTRTLFDGIPLDEMSVSMTMNGAVLPVLALYIVAAEEQGVKPEQLAGTIQNDILKEFMVRNTYIYPPSPSMRIISDIFSYTSARMPRFNSISISGYHIQEAGATQDLELAYTLADGVEYIRAGLEAGIDIDKFAPRLSFFWAIGMNFSMEVAKMRAARALWARLVRQFDPTNPKSLSLRTHSQTSGWSLTAQDVFNNVGRTAIEAMAATQGHTQSLHTNALDEAIALPTDFSARIARNTQLLLQQESGTTGTIDPWAGSYYIERLTHDLAERAWAHITEAEQAGGMAAAIEQGIPKMRIEEAAARTQARIDSGAQKVIGVNTFRLAAEDKLDVLKVDNDDVYRRQVAKLERLRAERDDDAVRRALEALTNSAERGPAKGSLDGNLLALAVDAARAKATVGEISDALEKVYGRHQAVIRTISGVYRDESGQSGDGGSLVQQVVDATAEFEEAEGRRPRILVAKMGQDGHDRGQKVIVSAFADMGFDVDVGPLFSTPEEVAQQAVDADVHLVGVSSLAAGHLTLLPALKRALAEQGRDDIMVVIGGVIPPDDVPTLLEMGAASVFLPGTVIAESALDLLAKLREQLGH, from the coding sequence ATGGGCTGGGACGACGACGCCCCGGAGCCGTGGCAGTCGCCCGAGGGCATCCCGATCAAGCCGCGCTACGACGAGTCCGACGTCGCGGGCCTCGACGCGTTGGGCACGTGGCCGGGGCTGAGCCCGTTCCTGCGCGGGCCCTACCCGACGATGTACACGACCCAGCCGTGGACGATCCGGCAGTACGCCGGGTTCTCGACCGCCGAGGAGTCGAACGCGTTCTACCGGCGCAACCTGGCGGCCGGCCAGAAGGGCCTCTCGGTGGCCTTCGACCTGGCGACGCACCGCGGCTACGACTCCGACCACCCGCGCGTGCGCGGCGACGTCGGCATGGCGGGCGTGGCCATCGACTCCATCTACGACACGCGCACCCTGTTCGACGGCATCCCGCTCGACGAGATGTCGGTGTCGATGACGATGAACGGCGCCGTGCTGCCCGTGCTCGCGCTCTACATCGTCGCGGCGGAGGAGCAGGGGGTGAAGCCGGAGCAGCTCGCGGGGACGATCCAGAACGACATCCTCAAGGAGTTCATGGTCCGCAACACCTACATCTACCCGCCGTCGCCGTCGATGCGGATCATCTCCGACATCTTCAGCTACACGTCGGCGCGGATGCCGCGGTTCAACTCCATCTCGATCTCCGGCTACCACATCCAGGAGGCCGGGGCGACGCAGGACCTCGAGCTGGCCTACACGCTGGCCGACGGCGTCGAGTACATCCGGGCCGGCCTCGAGGCCGGCATCGACATCGACAAGTTCGCGCCGCGCCTGTCGTTCTTCTGGGCGATCGGCATGAACTTCTCGATGGAGGTCGCGAAGATGCGCGCGGCCCGCGCCCTGTGGGCGCGACTGGTGCGGCAGTTCGACCCGACGAACCCCAAGTCACTTTCGCTGCGCACGCACTCGCAGACCTCGGGCTGGTCGCTGACGGCGCAGGACGTCTTCAACAACGTCGGGCGCACGGCGATCGAGGCCATGGCCGCGACCCAGGGCCACACGCAGTCGCTCCACACCAACGCGCTCGACGAGGCGATCGCGCTGCCGACCGACTTCTCGGCGCGCATCGCCCGCAACACGCAGCTGCTGCTGCAGCAGGAGTCGGGCACGACCGGCACGATCGACCCCTGGGCGGGCTCGTACTACATCGAGCGCCTCACCCACGACCTCGCCGAGCGGGCGTGGGCCCACATCACCGAGGCCGAGCAGGCCGGCGGCATGGCGGCGGCGATCGAGCAGGGCATCCCCAAGATGCGCATCGAGGAGGCGGCGGCCCGCACGCAGGCCCGCATCGACTCCGGCGCGCAGAAGGTCATCGGCGTCAACACCTTCCGCCTCGCGGCGGAGGACAAGCTCGACGTGCTCAAGGTCGACAACGACGACGTCTACCGCCGCCAGGTCGCCAAGCTCGAGCGCCTGCGCGCCGAGCGCGACGACGACGCCGTACGGCGCGCGCTGGAGGCGCTGACCAACTCGGCCGAGCGTGGTCCCGCGAAGGGCTCGCTCGACGGCAACCTCCTCGCGCTCGCCGTGGACGCCGCCCGGGCGAAGGCGACGGTCGGCGAGATCTCCGACGCGCTGGAGAAGGTGTACGGGCGGCACCAGGCCGTCATCCGTACCATCTCCGGCGTGTACCGCGACGAGTCCGGCCAGAGCGGCGACGGGGGGTCCCTCGTGCAGCAGGTCGTCGACGCGACCGCGGAGTTCGAGGAGGCGGAGGGTCGGCGGCCCCGCATCCTCGTCGCGAAGATGGGCCAGGACGGTCACGACCGCGGCCAGAAGGTGATCGTCTCGGCGTTCGCCGACATGGGCTTCGACGTCGACGTGGGGCCGCTGTTCTCCACCCCGGAGGAGGTCGCCCAGCAGGCGGTCGACGCCGACGTCCACCTCGTGGGTGTCAGCTCGCTCGCGGCCGGCCACCTCACCCTGCTCCCGGCGCTCAAGCGGGCGCTCGCGGAGCAGGGGCGTGACGACATCATGGTCGTCATCGGAGGCGTCATCCCGCCGGACGACGTCCCCACGCTCCTCGAGATGGGTGCCGCCTCGGTGTTCCTGCCGGGCACCGTGATCGCGGAGTCCGCGCTCGACCTGCTGGCCAAGCTGCGGGAGCAGCTGGGTCACTGA
- a CDS encoding methylmalonyl-CoA mutase family protein: MSEVEGGLDEPTELQPDQGALALADPETDAWGQADWEAETARVLRKSRRLTDEDPDAAVWDKLTRTTLDGIAVPPIGRPEDVEHLRAGVLRPSRTGGWDIRAHLGARSVPAKDANETLLLDLEGGVTSLWLRVDADTDLDALLKGVYLDLAPVVLEAPREPGAGVAVARAFLAHLEATTPAPGTNLGVDALAPAEDLVAVARLAVDAGVLGLVVDATTVHDRGASDAQDLAYALAVGVRALRVLTAAEAEGGAGLDVATAAGLMEFRIAVTDEQFASIAKLRAARRLWARVLELSGLDQAGVDGAAGVEQRQHAVTSRPMTSRFDPYVNMLRTTVAAFAAGVGGADAVTVLPFDAPLGRPETLGRRVARNISHLLIDEAHLGKVGDIAGGAYAVERLTDDLAVAAWAVFPDLDGADDLDAAVAPLVDATVAAREKQVATRKRPLTGLSEFPNLAEELPERVRDADWHAEWDAVRPYGASFEALRDAPAERPVFLATLGTVATHTARATFATNLLAAGGVAVEPAGATADAEAVTAAYEAAVGTHGPLPVVVLAGADATYGAWGAEAAAALRAAGARHVVIAGKQTDYADDACAMGVDALAFLGRTRAALGQESQA, translated from the coding sequence ATGAGCGAAGTCGAAGGCGGGCTCGACGAGCCGACCGAGCTGCAACCCGACCAGGGTGCGCTGGCCCTCGCCGACCCGGAGACCGACGCCTGGGGCCAGGCGGACTGGGAGGCCGAGACGGCGCGCGTGCTGCGCAAGAGCCGTCGGCTGACCGACGAGGACCCCGACGCGGCGGTCTGGGACAAGCTGACCCGGACCACCCTCGACGGGATCGCGGTGCCGCCGATCGGTCGCCCCGAGGACGTCGAGCACCTGCGGGCGGGCGTCCTGCGCCCGTCGCGCACCGGCGGCTGGGACATCCGGGCCCACCTGGGCGCCCGGTCCGTGCCGGCGAAGGACGCGAACGAGACGCTGCTCCTCGACCTCGAGGGCGGCGTCACCTCGCTGTGGCTGCGCGTCGACGCCGACACCGACCTCGACGCCCTCCTGAAGGGCGTCTACCTCGACCTCGCCCCCGTCGTGCTCGAGGCCCCGCGGGAGCCCGGCGCCGGAGTCGCCGTCGCGCGGGCGTTCCTGGCGCACCTCGAGGCGACCACGCCCGCTCCCGGCACCAACCTGGGCGTCGACGCGCTGGCGCCAGCCGAGGACCTCGTCGCCGTGGCCCGCCTGGCGGTCGACGCCGGCGTGCTCGGCCTCGTCGTCGACGCCACCACGGTGCACGACCGGGGTGCCTCGGACGCGCAGGACCTCGCCTACGCCCTGGCCGTCGGCGTGCGCGCGCTCCGCGTGCTCACCGCCGCCGAGGCGGAGGGCGGGGCCGGGCTCGACGTGGCGACGGCCGCGGGGCTGATGGAGTTCCGCATCGCCGTGACCGACGAGCAGTTCGCCTCGATCGCCAAGCTCCGGGCCGCGCGCCGGCTCTGGGCGCGGGTGCTCGAGCTGAGCGGCCTCGACCAGGCCGGCGTCGATGGTGCGGCTGGCGTGGAGCAGCGCCAGCACGCCGTGACGAGCCGCCCGATGACGAGCCGGTTCGACCCCTACGTCAACATGCTGCGCACGACGGTCGCCGCGTTCGCGGCCGGGGTGGGCGGGGCCGACGCCGTCACCGTCCTGCCCTTCGACGCGCCCCTGGGGCGTCCGGAGACGCTCGGTCGCCGCGTGGCCCGCAACATCTCGCACCTCCTCATCGACGAGGCCCACCTGGGCAAGGTCGGCGACATCGCCGGCGGTGCCTACGCCGTCGAGCGCCTCACCGACGACCTCGCCGTCGCGGCGTGGGCGGTGTTCCCCGACCTCGACGGAGCCGACGACCTCGACGCCGCCGTCGCGCCGCTCGTCGACGCGACCGTGGCCGCGCGCGAGAAGCAGGTGGCGACGCGCAAGCGCCCGCTGACCGGGCTGTCGGAGTTCCCGAACCTCGCCGAGGAGCTGCCCGAGCGGGTGCGCGACGCCGACTGGCACGCCGAGTGGGACGCGGTACGGCCCTACGGCGCGAGCTTCGAGGCGCTGCGGGACGCACCCGCCGAGCGGCCCGTGTTCCTCGCGACGCTGGGCACGGTGGCCACCCACACGGCGCGGGCGACGTTCGCGACCAACCTCCTCGCGGCGGGCGGCGTGGCGGTCGAGCCCGCCGGCGCCACCGCGGACGCGGAGGCCGTGACCGCGGCGTACGAGGCGGCCGTCGGGACGCACGGGCCGCTGCCCGTCGTGGTCCTCGCGGGCGCGGACGCGACGTACGGCGCGTGGGGAGCCGAGGCGGCGGCGGCGCTGCGTGCGGCCGGTGCGCGGCACGTGGTGATCGCGGGGAAGCAGACGGACTACGCCGACGACGCGTGCGCGATGGGGGTCGACGCGCTCGCGTTCCTCGGTCGCACGCGGGCGGCGCTGGGACAGGAGAGCCAGGCATGA
- a CDS encoding glycosyltransferase, with protein MRIAVVTESFYPATDGTTTTVRNLVDRLVDRGHTVRLVAPAPGLTSYRGVEIVRVRALDKPGRQVRAALEGFAPDLVHVTSSVELGPTIGRKALKHARRLGVPTLVVQQTPVSDLAAPLWQAKVAERADRVLVTARWMQDRLAALGVEAGLWSPGVDTAAFSPALRDTWLHSSWARARARGGPRVVVGYVGALEKDHGVRRLPALAALPGVRLVVVGQGSQHDWLAHRTTGVAGSAKLAGPLAAGDLATAMASLDVLVHPGGQLTCAHALREAGASGVPVVAARTGGARDVVHHLESGLLVDVTDPRALADAVGAVVADRQRGLLGAHGRRLAEQRTWRDAVDELLAVHYGGLVATAASATPLVTPYAAAG; from the coding sequence GTGCGCATCGCAGTCGTGACCGAGTCCTTCTACCCCGCGACCGACGGCACCACCACGACGGTCCGCAACCTCGTCGACCGTCTCGTCGACCGCGGGCACACCGTCCGCCTCGTGGCGCCAGCGCCGGGGCTGACGTCCTACCGGGGCGTCGAGATCGTGCGGGTGCGGGCGCTGGACAAGCCGGGCCGCCAGGTGCGCGCCGCGCTCGAGGGCTTCGCGCCCGACCTGGTGCACGTGACCTCCTCGGTCGAGCTCGGCCCGACGATCGGCCGCAAGGCGCTCAAGCACGCGCGGCGCCTCGGCGTGCCGACGCTCGTCGTGCAGCAGACCCCGGTGAGCGACCTGGCCGCTCCCCTGTGGCAGGCGAAGGTGGCCGAGCGTGCGGACCGCGTGCTCGTCACCGCCCGGTGGATGCAGGACCGTCTCGCGGCCCTCGGCGTCGAGGCCGGCCTCTGGTCACCGGGCGTCGACACCGCCGCCTTCTCCCCCGCCCTCCGCGACACGTGGCTGCACTCCTCGTGGGCGCGCGCCCGCGCGCGAGGCGGTCCGCGGGTGGTCGTCGGCTACGTCGGCGCGCTGGAGAAGGACCACGGCGTACGCCGCCTGCCCGCGCTGGCCGCGCTCCCGGGCGTGCGCCTCGTGGTCGTCGGCCAGGGATCGCAGCACGACTGGCTGGCGCACCGCACCACCGGCGTCGCCGGGTCCGCGAAGCTGGCCGGCCCCCTGGCGGCCGGGGACCTCGCCACGGCGATGGCCTCGCTCGACGTGCTCGTCCACCCCGGCGGACAGCTCACCTGCGCCCACGCCCTGCGCGAGGCCGGGGCGTCCGGCGTCCCGGTCGTGGCGGCCCGCACCGGCGGCGCCCGGGACGTCGTCCACCACCTCGAGTCGGGACTGCTCGTCGACGTGACCGACCCGCGCGCCCTGGCCGACGCCGTGGGCGCCGTCGTCGCCGACCGCCAGCGCGGCCTGCTCGGTGCGCACGGTCGCCGGCTCGCCGAGCAGCGGACGTGGCGGGACGCCGTCGACGAGCTGCTCGCGGTGCACTACGGCGGCCTCGTGGCGACCGCCGCTTCCGCCACCCCGCTCGTCACCCCCTACGCGGCCGCGGGCTGA
- a CDS encoding succinate dehydrogenase cytochrome b subunit, which translates to MATPTLVKTPRSTRSTIALKLVMAVSGLLFIAFTLVHMYGNLKAFSGQEKFNDYAHHLRELGEPILPYEGFLWITRVGLLVALVAHVTAAVILARRAGAARRDKYQVKRNVASSLSSRTMRWGGATLLIFIIWHLINFTAGKVNPQTGETGDAAGDPYSLLVDTFSVWWMTIIYLVAMLALAFHLHHGTWSSIQTLGYTNTASSRARAKQAGWLLAIVIAGGYSLVPLAVLTGIIEK; encoded by the coding sequence GTGGCAACCCCGACTCTCGTCAAGACGCCCCGGTCGACACGCTCGACCATTGCACTGAAGCTGGTCATGGCCGTCAGCGGCCTGCTGTTCATCGCCTTCACGCTCGTGCACATGTACGGGAACCTGAAGGCGTTCTCAGGCCAGGAGAAGTTCAACGACTACGCGCACCACCTGCGCGAGCTCGGTGAGCCGATCCTCCCCTACGAGGGCTTCCTCTGGATCACGCGCGTGGGCCTGCTGGTCGCGCTCGTGGCCCACGTGACCGCCGCGGTGATCCTCGCGCGGCGTGCCGGTGCAGCCCGCCGGGACAAGTACCAGGTGAAGCGCAACGTCGCCTCGTCGCTCTCCTCGCGCACGATGCGCTGGGGCGGCGCCACGCTGCTGATCTTCATCATCTGGCACCTGATCAACTTCACGGCCGGCAAGGTCAACCCGCAGACCGGTGAGACGGGCGACGCCGCCGGCGACCCGTACTCGCTCCTGGTGGACACGTTCAGCGTCTGGTGGATGACGATCATCTACCTCGTGGCGATGCTCGCCCTCGCCTTCCACCTCCACCACGGCACCTGGAGCTCCATCCAGACGCTCGGGTACACGAACACCGCCTCGTCGCGGGCCCGTGCGAAGCAGGCCGGCTGGCTGCTCGCCATCGTGATCGCGGGCGGCTACTCGCTCGTGCCCCTGGCCGTGCTCACCGGAATCATCGAGAAGTAA
- a CDS encoding fumarate reductase/succinate dehydrogenase flavoprotein subunit, with protein sequence MAGSTLHDGLTPLNAAPEQRSDDAAGYYTLGEKLVDAKAPTGPIKDRWTTRKFENRLVNPANRRKLDIIIVGTGLAGGAAAATLGEAGYNVKSFCYQDSPRRAHSIAAQGGINAAKNYKEDGDSTFRLFYDTVKGGDYRARESNVYRLAEVSANIIDQCVAQGVPFAREYGGLLDNRSFGGVQVSRTFYARGQTGQQLLLGAYQAMERQVAAGTVEQFTRHEMLEVVVADGRARGIIARDMVTGAIETHLADVVVLATGGYGNVFYLSTNAMGSNVTAAWRAHRKGAYIANPCYTQIHPTCIPVTGSHQSKLTLMSESLRNDGRIWVPKNAADCEKDPRDIPEEDRDYFLERIYPAFGNLVPRDIASRAAKYMCDEGRGVGPKVKEIGPDGEERLVSRGVYLDLGDAIQRLGRDKIEEKYDNLLDMYARITGEDPYETPMRIYPAVHYVMGGLWVDYELQTSIPGLFCTGEANFSDHGANRLGASALMQGLADGYFVLPNTIRDYLADGPFEKIAEDHPAVLEARAEVEARIQQFMSVNGTRSVESFHRELGHIMWEYCGMERSKEGLIKAIGLIRDLKKEFWSNVKVLGSAESLNQDLEKAGRVADFIELGELMCIDALNRRESCGGHFRAESQTEDGEALRHDDEFAYVAAWEWGGEDGSPVLHKEDLIYTAIEMKQRSYK encoded by the coding sequence ATGGCTGGCAGCACCCTCCACGACGGTCTCACCCCGCTGAACGCCGCGCCCGAGCAGCGCTCGGACGACGCGGCCGGCTACTACACGCTCGGCGAGAAGCTCGTCGACGCCAAGGCCCCCACCGGTCCGATCAAGGACCGCTGGACGACCCGCAAGTTCGAGAACCGGCTCGTCAACCCGGCCAACCGCCGCAAGCTCGACATCATCATCGTGGGCACCGGCCTCGCCGGCGGCGCCGCGGCCGCGACGCTGGGCGAGGCGGGCTACAACGTCAAGTCGTTCTGCTACCAGGACTCCCCGCGCCGCGCCCACTCGATCGCGGCCCAGGGCGGCATCAACGCGGCCAAGAACTACAAGGAGGACGGCGACTCGACGTTCCGCCTCTTCTACGACACGGTCAAGGGCGGCGACTACCGCGCCCGCGAGTCGAACGTCTACCGCCTCGCCGAGGTCAGCGCGAACATCATCGACCAGTGCGTCGCGCAGGGCGTCCCGTTCGCCCGCGAGTACGGCGGTCTGCTCGACAACCGCTCCTTCGGCGGCGTGCAGGTGTCCCGCACGTTCTACGCCCGTGGCCAGACGGGCCAGCAGCTGCTGCTCGGCGCCTACCAGGCCATGGAGCGCCAGGTCGCGGCCGGCACGGTGGAGCAGTTCACCCGCCACGAGATGCTCGAGGTCGTCGTCGCCGACGGTCGCGCCCGCGGCATCATCGCGCGCGACATGGTGACCGGTGCGATCGAGACGCACCTCGCCGACGTCGTCGTGCTGGCGACCGGTGGCTACGGCAACGTCTTCTACCTGTCGACGAACGCCATGGGCTCGAACGTCACGGCCGCGTGGCGCGCGCACCGCAAGGGCGCCTACATAGCCAACCCCTGCTACACGCAGATCCACCCGACGTGCATCCCCGTGACGGGGAGCCACCAGTCCAAGCTGACCCTCATGTCGGAGTCGCTCCGCAACGACGGCCGGATCTGGGTGCCCAAGAACGCCGCCGACTGCGAGAAGGACCCGCGGGACATCCCGGAGGAGGACCGCGACTACTTCCTCGAGCGGATCTACCCGGCCTTCGGCAACCTGGTCCCCCGCGACATCGCCTCCCGCGCCGCGAAGTACATGTGCGACGAGGGCCGCGGCGTCGGACCCAAGGTCAAGGAGATCGGCCCCGACGGCGAGGAGCGTCTCGTGAGCCGCGGCGTGTACCTCGACCTGGGCGACGCCATCCAGCGCCTCGGCCGCGACAAGATCGAGGAGAAGTACGACAACCTCCTCGACATGTACGCGCGGATCACCGGCGAGGACCCGTACGAGACGCCGATGCGGATCTACCCCGCGGTCCACTACGTGATGGGCGGCCTCTGGGTCGACTACGAGCTGCAGACGTCGATCCCCGGCCTGTTCTGTACGGGCGAGGCCAACTTCTCGGACCACGGCGCGAACCGCCTCGGCGCCTCCGCCCTCATGCAGGGTCTCGCCGACGGCTACTTCGTCCTTCCGAACACCATCCGCGACTACCTGGCGGACGGGCCGTTCGAGAAGATCGCCGAGGACCACCCGGCCGTGCTCGAGGCGCGCGCCGAGGTCGAGGCCCGGATCCAGCAGTTCATGTCGGTGAACGGCACCCGCTCCGTCGAGTCCTTCCACCGCGAGCTCGGCCACATCATGTGGGAGTACTGCGGGATGGAGCGCTCGAAGGAGGGCCTCATCAAGGCCATCGGCCTCATCCGGGACCTCAAGAAGGAGTTCTGGAGCAACGTCAAGGTGCTCGGCTCCGCCGAGTCCCTCAACCAGGACCTCGAGAAGGCCGGCCGCGTCGCCGACTTCATCGAGCTGGGCGAGCTCATGTGCATCGACGCCCTCAACCGGCGCGAGTCGTGCGGTGGACACTTCCGCGCCGAGTCGCAGACCGAGGACGGCGAGGCGCTGCGCCACGACGACGAGTTCGCGTACGTCGCGGCCTGGGAGTGGGGCGGCGAGGACGGCTCCCCCGTGCTCCACAAGGAGGACCTGATCTACACCGCCATCGAGATGAAGCAGAGGTCGTACAAGTGA
- a CDS encoding succinate dehydrogenase/fumarate reductase iron-sulfur subunit, whose translation MKLTLKIWRQANASAEGAVHTYELDGVSQDMSFLEMLDLLNEQLLTSGEEPVAFDSDCREGICGTCSLMINGQAHGPEVTTTCQLHMRSFKDGDTITIEPWRADSFPVVKDLIVDRSAFDRIIQSGGFISANTGSAPEANSVPAPRDKAQRAFNVATCIGCGACVAACPNGSASLFLGAKITHLGELPQGQPERYGRVTSMVAQHDHEGFGGCTNIGECAAACPKEIPLDVISQLNKDLRTAMFKGF comes from the coding sequence GTGAAGCTCACCCTCAAGATCTGGCGCCAGGCCAACGCCTCGGCCGAGGGCGCGGTGCACACCTACGAGCTCGACGGCGTCTCGCAGGACATGTCGTTCCTCGAGATGCTCGACCTGCTCAACGAGCAGCTGCTCACCTCGGGCGAGGAGCCGGTCGCGTTCGACTCCGACTGTCGTGAGGGCATCTGCGGCACCTGCTCGCTGATGATCAACGGCCAGGCGCACGGCCCGGAGGTCACCACGACCTGCCAGCTGCACATGCGCTCGTTCAAGGACGGCGACACGATCACGATCGAGCCCTGGCGCGCGGACTCGTTCCCCGTGGTCAAGGACCTCATCGTCGACCGCTCGGCCTTCGACCGCATCATCCAGTCCGGCGGCTTCATCTCCGCCAACACGGGCTCGGCGCCCGAGGCCAACTCGGTGCCGGCTCCCCGCGACAAGGCACAGCGGGCCTTCAACGTGGCCACCTGCATCGGTTGCGGTGCCTGCGTGGCGGCGTGCCCCAACGGGTCCGCCTCGCTGTTCCTCGGCGCGAAGATCACGCACCTCGGCGAGCTGCCGCAGGGGCAGCCGGAGCGCTACGGCCGGGTGACCTCGATGGTGGCCCAGCACGACCACGAGGGCTTCGGCGGGTGCACCAACATCGGCGAGTGCGCCGCCGCGTGCCCCAAGGAGATCCCGCTCGACGTGATCAGCCAGCTCAACAAGGACCTGCGGACCGCGATGTTCAAGGGCTTCTGA
- a CDS encoding YihY/virulence factor BrkB family protein, with the protein MAGVAERAKVWFAEQRTARPWLDHTVRMQQHYGAVKGNTQAGAVTFFGFLSFFPLLALAFFAIGWIARVYPDAQQQLVDAITSIFPGMIGSGEGEISIDDLEGAASTAGIIGLVGVLYSGLGWLSGMRESLLVVFDEPASEQPSFVKGKLRDLTALVAIGAVLFTSVGISAVLNAFSADVLGLVGLGDELAWLLRILTIVVGILASSVLFTVMFRLLAAPDIPRVDLWKGALLGAVGFEVLKQVAGLLLASTKGQPAFQAFGIALILLVWINYFSRVVMYAAAWAHTSTSARLRREQAAAEEEARLAALRVDLDKPEEQDISVNQAAARSFALGAATVVGFGWLFRRG; encoded by the coding sequence GTGGCTGGTGTGGCGGAACGCGCGAAGGTCTGGTTCGCGGAGCAGCGGACGGCACGGCCCTGGCTCGACCACACGGTGCGCATGCAGCAGCACTACGGCGCGGTGAAGGGCAACACGCAGGCCGGGGCGGTGACGTTCTTCGGCTTCTTGTCCTTCTTCCCCCTGCTGGCGCTCGCGTTCTTCGCGATCGGCTGGATCGCGCGGGTCTACCCCGACGCCCAGCAGCAGCTGGTGGATGCCATCACCAGCATCTTCCCCGGCATGATCGGCTCCGGGGAGGGCGAGATCTCGATCGACGACCTCGAGGGCGCCGCGAGCACCGCCGGGATCATCGGTCTCGTCGGCGTGCTCTACTCCGGGCTCGGGTGGCTGTCGGGCATGCGGGAGTCGCTCCTCGTCGTCTTCGACGAGCCCGCCAGCGAGCAGCCGAGCTTCGTCAAGGGCAAGCTCCGCGACCTCACCGCGCTCGTCGCGATCGGTGCCGTGCTGTTCACGAGCGTCGGCATCTCCGCCGTGCTCAACGCCTTCTCGGCGGACGTGCTGGGACTGGTGGGTCTCGGCGACGAGCTCGCCTGGCTGCTGCGGATCCTGACGATCGTCGTGGGCATCCTGGCCAGCTCGGTGCTGTTCACCGTCATGTTCCGCCTGCTCGCCGCGCCCGACATCCCCCGTGTCGACCTGTGGAAGGGCGCGCTGCTCGGTGCGGTCGGCTTCGAGGTGCTCAAGCAGGTGGCCGGGCTGCTGCTGGCCTCGACGAAGGGCCAGCCGGCGTTCCAGGCGTTCGGCATCGCGCTGATCCTGCTGGTCTGGATCAACTACTTCTCGCGCGTCGTCATGTACGCCGCGGCCTGGGCCCACACGTCCACCTCGGCCCGTCTGCGGCGCGAGCAGGCGGCCGCCGAGGAGGAGGCGCGTCTCGCTGCACTGCGGGTCGACCTCGACAAGCCCGAGGAGCAGGACATCTCGGTGAACCAGGCGGCGGCGCGGTCGTTCGCGCTCGGCGCGGCCACCGTCGTGGGCTTCGGCTGGCTCTTCCGGCGGGGCTGA
- a CDS encoding 2'-5' RNA ligase family protein, which translates to MPTIGVALALPEPWAEQLQSYRRSLGDATADLIPTHITLIPPTEVPEPELHAVREHLDLVAGKHTSFRMHLRGTGTFRPISPVVFVTVAQGIGESEQLAEDLRKGPLEVELDFPYHPHVTVAHHLGDDLLDRAFAELAEFDCAFEVDRFHLYVHDEVAGWRRTDDFPLQPAAG; encoded by the coding sequence GTGCCCACGATCGGAGTCGCCCTGGCCCTCCCCGAGCCCTGGGCGGAGCAGCTGCAGAGCTACCGGCGCTCGCTCGGCGACGCCACGGCCGACCTGATCCCGACGCACATCACGTTGATCCCGCCGACGGAGGTCCCGGAGCCCGAGCTGCACGCCGTGCGCGAGCACCTCGACCTCGTGGCGGGCAAGCACACGTCCTTCCGCATGCACCTGCGCGGCACGGGCACGTTCCGCCCGATCTCGCCGGTGGTGTTCGTGACCGTCGCGCAGGGCATCGGGGAGTCGGAGCAGCTGGCCGAGGACCTCCGCAAGGGGCCGCTCGAGGTGGAGCTCGACTTCCCGTACCACCCGCACGTGACCGTGGCGCACCACCTCGGCGACGACCTGCTCGACCGTGCCTTCGCGGAGCTCGCCGAGTTCGACTGCGCCTTCGAGGTCGACCGGTTCCACCTCTACGTCCACGACGAGGTCGCGGGCTGGCGCCGTACCGACGACTTCCCCCTGCAGCCCGCTGCCGGCTGA